A stretch of the Massilia sp. W12 genome encodes the following:
- a CDS encoding DEAD/DEAH box helicase: MTFEALGLHPSVLKALQEAGYEKPTPVQEQALPAAIAGRDLLVSSQTGSGKTAAFMLPSLHKFASLPPSPAARTQNQEMQSARARGERARFRPAQPKMLVLTPTRELALQVTTATEKYGRHMRRVRAVAILGGMPYPKQMHLLSKNPEILVATPGRLIDHMESGKIDFSQLEILVLDEADRMLDMGFIEDIEKIVEATPATRQTMLFSATLDGVVGSMARRITTDPVEIQITSSSSRHENIQQRVHFVDDLSHKNRLLDHLLRDVSMGQAVVFTATKRDADTIADRLNIAGFAAAALHGDMHQGARNRTLDSVRRGQVKVLVATDVAARGIDVPTITHVFNYDLPKFPEDYVHRIGRTGRAGRNGQAISLVNHSENMHVRRIERFTKQTIPVDVVEGFEPKKAPPPRTGFGGRGKPGGGGNRSGSGSGWKPGEGKHGAKPGQRSFAGKREFGSQRDFGAKREGGREFGAAREGGREFGGAREGGREFARADRGQERRHYRQG, translated from the coding sequence ATGACATTTGAAGCTCTTGGCTTGCATCCTTCCGTTTTGAAAGCTTTGCAAGAAGCAGGATACGAAAAACCCACCCCGGTGCAAGAGCAGGCATTGCCTGCCGCCATCGCCGGACGCGATCTGCTGGTTTCCTCGCAAACCGGCTCCGGCAAAACCGCCGCTTTTATGCTGCCGTCTTTGCACAAATTCGCCAGCCTGCCGCCGTCGCCAGCGGCGCGCACCCAAAATCAGGAAATGCAATCGGCGCGTGCGCGCGGCGAACGTGCGCGTTTCCGCCCGGCCCAGCCGAAAATGCTGGTTCTGACGCCGACCCGTGAATTGGCTTTGCAAGTCACCACCGCCACCGAAAAATATGGCCGCCATATGCGCCGCGTGCGCGCCGTGGCGATTCTGGGCGGCATGCCTTACCCCAAGCAGATGCATCTGCTGTCGAAAAACCCGGAAATCCTGGTGGCCACGCCTGGCCGTCTGATCGACCATATGGAATCGGGCAAGATCGACTTCTCGCAACTCGAAATTCTGGTGCTGGACGAAGCCGACCGCATGCTGGACATGGGCTTTATCGAAGATATTGAAAAAATCGTCGAAGCCACGCCGGCCACCCGTCAAACCATGTTGTTCTCTGCCACGCTGGATGGCGTGGTGGGCAGCATGGCGCGCCGCATCACCACCGATCCGGTGGAAATCCAGATCACCAGCTCCAGCTCGCGCCATGAAAACATTCAGCAGCGCGTGCACTTTGTGGATGATCTGTCGCATAAAAACCGCCTGCTCGACCATCTGCTGCGCGATGTCTCGATGGGCCAGGCTGTGGTGTTCACCGCCACCAAGCGCGACGCCGACACCATCGCTGACCGCCTGAATATCGCCGGGTTTGCCGCTGCCGCTCTGCATGGCGACATGCACCAGGGCGCGCGCAACCGCACGCTCGACAGCGTGCGTCGCGGTCAGGTGAAAGTGCTGGTGGCGACTGACGTTGCGGCGCGCGGGATTGACGTGCCGACCATCACCCACGTCTTCAATTACGATTTGCCGAAATTCCCGGAAGACTATGTGCACCGGATTGGCCGCACTGGCCGCGCCGGCCGCAATGGTCAGGCGATTTCGCTGGTGAATCACAGTGAAAACATGCATGTGCGCCGGATCGAACGTTTCACCAAGCAAACCATCCCGGTCGATGTGGTGGAAGGTTTTGAACCGAAAAAAGCGCCGCCTCCCCGCACCGGCTTTGGCGGTCGCGGCAAACCGGGCGGCGGCGGCAACCGCAGCGGCAGTGGCAGCGGCTGGAAACCGGGCGAAGGCAAGCATGGCGCCAAACCGGGCCAACGCAGCTTCGCCGGCAAACGCGAGTTCGGCAGCCAGCGCGACTTCGGCGCGAAACGTGAAGGCGGCCGTGAATTCGGCGCGGCGCGTGAAGGCGGTCGTGAATTCGGCGGCGCGCGCGAAGGCGGCCGTGAGTTTGCGCGTGCTGATCGCGGCCAGGAACGCCGTCACTACCGTCAAGGCTGA
- a CDS encoding response regulator codes for MINSQVKAPVILFVDDEEQTVKYFQRAVGAFAQVVTAGSVTEGKRLLDEHAATLSVLISDQRMPGGYGNELLHYARDRYPNMVRILTTAYSELDQTIEAVNQGQIDRYMQKPWDITVLRLELKLALELASLRKGHTSLLQEKLEVLQKQLMSNRIGSLQSICINVAGGQYLAALDAYLHAALAVEAKSPGVNWSKTDYFELVGAEALRNGFFGRSLQEMLARQRWDAAQAEQKLLEILGPAVRLDGSRLRFVQERLLAEYLEGGAQAPVSAAHISWLAALLWLDAQGCRLNIIRNSDGLFAEVLRNQEPAPEIRLANWIERF; via the coding sequence ATGATCAACTCCCAAGTCAAGGCGCCTGTGATCCTGTTCGTCGATGACGAGGAGCAGACCGTCAAGTATTTTCAGCGCGCCGTCGGCGCATTCGCCCAGGTTGTCACAGCCGGCTCGGTGACGGAAGGCAAACGCTTGCTGGATGAGCATGCCGCCACGCTCTCGGTCTTGATTTCCGATCAGCGCATGCCGGGCGGATATGGCAATGAATTGCTGCATTACGCGCGCGACCGCTATCCGAATATGGTGCGGATTTTGACCACCGCCTATTCCGAGTTGGATCAAACCATCGAAGCAGTGAACCAGGGACAGATTGACCGCTACATGCAAAAGCCCTGGGATATCACGGTCTTGCGCTTGGAGCTGAAGCTGGCCTTGGAATTGGCCAGTTTGCGCAAAGGGCACACCAGCTTATTGCAGGAAAAATTGGAAGTATTGCAAAAGCAATTAATGTCAAACCGGATTGGCAGTTTGCAAAGCATTTGCATCAATGTCGCCGGCGGTCAGTATTTGGCGGCGTTGGATGCGTATTTGCACGCCGCGCTGGCGGTCGAGGCCAAAAGCCCCGGCGTGAATTGGTCCAAGACGGATTATTTTGAATTGGTCGGCGCGGAAGCCTTGCGCAACGGTTTTTTCGGGCGCAGTCTGCAAGAAATGCTGGCCCGGCAGCGCTGGGATGCGGCGCAGGCCGAACAGAAATTGCTGGAAATCCTGGGGCCGGCGGTGCGCCTGGACGGCTCCCGTCTGCGTTTTGTGCAGGAGCGCTTGTTAGCGGAATATCTGGAAGGCGGGGCCCAGGCGCCAGTCAGCGCGGCCCATATCAGCTGGCTGGCGGCCTTGTTATGGCTGGATGCCCAGGGGTGCCGCTTGAACATCATCCGCAACAGCGATGGTTTGTTTGCTGAAGTATTGCGTAATCAGGAGCCGGCGCCGGAGATCCGTCTGGCGAATTGGATAGAACGTTTTTAA
- a CDS encoding response regulator has product MTTTPSNGSAALRSTDWKDLHYLLVDHTKGMRQLLRESLRSLGARYIDQASSGGEAIGLLTQTHYDVVLCEYHLGQGKNGQQVLEEAKFRDLLLPTTAWLMVTSEKNLEAVMGTAELHPDAYLLKPITQQTLLNRLSRIWQRKQILNVLNPAWLQRDFARAAKLCDMQIAQHRFHALYLLRMKASLLLKCGRSQEAREVYERVLATRQFSWAMTGVASIRMQNGEAEIARSMLTEVINGNRYFMEAYDQLALAHQQLGQFEEAALVLEKAATMSPNSVLRQRSLGEVSLKLGHTQIAERAFRKCLALGEHSVLKSADAYLGLARICGMKNDTDEALSLLHQVQREFTSEQIRLRSKITEGLVLHESGEWERARKSGTELSAMLQAGNQRPPPAVALDMARLLFATGIEDAPIALLRELARNNHDNPQLLGEIRQVFARARMAEEGDAIVNNSSAEAADMMNRGVLLWKTGKLMEAVEWMRDTARALPDNQRVLFNYAQIVLSCMERHGFDAGMADEARHALLQVDSLMPGQARFHMLMDNLNALLRSERQRAAN; this is encoded by the coding sequence ATGACCACAACCCCCAGCAACGGCAGCGCCGCCCTGCGCTCAACCGATTGGAAAGACCTGCATTATCTGCTGGTCGATCACACCAAGGGCATGCGGCAATTACTGCGTGAAAGTCTGCGCAGCCTTGGCGCGCGCTATATCGATCAGGCCAGCAGCGGCGGCGAAGCCATCGGCTTGCTGACGCAAACCCATTACGATGTGGTGTTGTGCGAATACCATCTGGGGCAAGGCAAAAATGGCCAGCAAGTGCTGGAAGAAGCCAAATTCCGCGATTTACTCTTGCCCACCACGGCCTGGCTGATGGTGACTTCTGAAAAAAATCTGGAAGCCGTGATGGGCACCGCCGAGCTGCACCCCGACGCTTACCTGCTCAAACCCATCACCCAGCAAACCTTATTGAACCGCTTGAGCCGGATCTGGCAGCGCAAGCAAATTCTGAATGTGCTCAATCCCGCCTGGCTGCAGCGTGATTTTGCGCGCGCCGCCAAGCTGTGCGATATGCAAATCGCGCAACACCGTTTTCACGCTCTGTATTTGCTGCGCATGAAAGCGAGTCTGCTGCTCAAATGCGGCCGCAGCCAGGAAGCGCGCGAAGTCTATGAGCGGGTGCTGGCGACACGCCAGTTTTCCTGGGCCATGACCGGCGTGGCCAGCATCCGCATGCAAAATGGCGAGGCGGAAATCGCGCGCAGCATGCTGACCGAAGTGATTAACGGCAATCGCTACTTCATGGAAGCCTATGACCAGCTGGCCCTGGCGCATCAACAACTGGGCCAATTTGAGGAAGCCGCGCTGGTGCTGGAAAAAGCCGCCACCATGTCGCCGAATTCGGTATTGCGCCAGCGCAGCCTGGGTGAAGTCTCGCTCAAGCTGGGCCATACCCAAATCGCTGAACGCGCTTTCCGCAAATGCCTGGCGCTGGGTGAGCATTCAGTCTTAAAGTCCGCCGACGCCTATCTGGGTCTGGCGCGCATTTGCGGCATGAAAAACGATACGGATGAAGCGCTCTCACTCTTGCACCAGGTGCAACGCGAGTTCACCTCAGAACAAATCCGCTTGCGCAGCAAAATCACGGAAGGGCTGGTGTTGCATGAAAGCGGGGAATGGGAGCGTGCGCGCAAATCCGGCACAGAATTAAGCGCGATGCTGCAGGCTGGCAACCAACGCCCGCCGCCAGCAGTCGCGCTGGACATGGCGCGCCTCTTGTTCGCCACCGGCATCGAAGATGCGCCGATCGCCCTGCTGCGCGAGCTGGCGCGCAATAATCATGACAACCCGCAACTGCTGGGCGAAATCCGTCAGGTGTTTGCACGCGCCCGAATGGCTGAAGAGGGCGACGCCATCGTCAATAATTCCAGCGCGGAAGCGGCGGATATGATGAACCGTGGCGTGTTGTTGTGGAAAACCGGCAAACTGATGGAGGCGGTGGAATGGATGCGCGATACCGCGCGCGCCCTGCCGGACAATCAGCGTGTGCTGTTCAACTACGCCCAAATTGTGCTCTCTTGTATGGAGCGGCACGGGTTTGACGCCGGCATGGCCGATGAAGCGCGCCATGCCTTGCTGCAAGTCGATAGCCTGATGCCGGGCCAGGCGCGCTTTCATATGCTGATGGACAATTTGAATGCTTTGCTGCGCAGCGAGCGCCAGCGCGCCGCCAATTAA
- a CDS encoding GGDEF domain-containing protein, producing MEYSPQLMLAAALLLQTGVAWLVQGRSAIAAMRARLLLAAACLLFCLPPWPLVMLGAHLLLFAALAGEIGYWAERFQHEAWRQRLLIPLALGAGGFAAASMLSDVQWSLALAICAMLFGAWAGLLWRKSSEPMLRRFAMLLACALALSGLLAFNNWARNLFPPAFALLLLCIFSISHGLALLGDSREQQHTVERLALSDPLTGAPNQRAFHAALGPWLALARRPGNPCALIMIDLDHFKRVNDDYGHAVGDLVLQMVAQAGQRQLRDSDMLARLGGAGFVVLLPRTGLDDALLVAERMRAAIAAMPIKTGRALLHVSASIGVATLRADDSALSLLKRADEALAAAKLAGRNTVLAAGENIASAA from the coding sequence ATGGAGTATTCGCCGCAGCTGATGTTGGCCGCCGCACTGCTGCTGCAGACCGGCGTGGCCTGGCTGGTGCAGGGACGCAGCGCGATTGCAGCGATGCGCGCCCGTTTGCTGCTGGCCGCCGCCTGCCTGCTGTTTTGCCTGCCGCCATGGCCGCTCGTGATGCTGGGCGCACATCTTCTGCTGTTTGCCGCCCTGGCGGGGGAAATCGGCTATTGGGCGGAACGTTTTCAGCATGAGGCCTGGCGCCAGCGGCTCCTGATTCCGCTCGCGCTGGGGGCCGGCGGTTTCGCCGCCGCCAGTATGTTAAGCGATGTGCAATGGAGCTTGGCGCTGGCGATCTGCGCCATGTTGTTCGGCGCCTGGGCTGGGCTGTTGTGGCGCAAGAGCAGCGAACCGATGCTGCGCCGCTTTGCCATGTTGCTGGCGTGCGCGCTGGCGCTCAGCGGCTTGCTGGCGTTTAACAACTGGGCGCGCAATCTGTTCCCGCCAGCGTTCGCTTTACTGCTGTTATGTATTTTCAGCATCAGTCATGGCTTGGCGCTTTTAGGCGACAGCCGGGAGCAGCAGCACACTGTGGAGCGGCTGGCCCTGAGCGATCCGCTCACCGGTGCGCCGAACCAGCGCGCTTTCCACGCTGCCCTCGGTCCCTGGCTGGCGTTGGCGCGCCGTCCCGGCAATCCATGCGCTCTGATTATGATTGATCTGGATCACTTCAAGCGGGTCAATGATGATTATGGGCATGCGGTGGGCGATCTGGTGTTGCAAATGGTGGCGCAAGCCGGCCAGCGTCAATTGCGCGACTCCGATATGCTGGCGCGTTTGGGCGGCGCCGGTTTTGTGGTGCTGTTGCCGCGCACCGGGCTGGATGACGCCCTGCTGGTGGCTGAGCGTATGCGCGCCGCCATCGCCGCCATGCCAATCAAAACCGGACGCGCACTCTTGCATGTCAGCGCCAGCATTGGCGTGGCCACTCTGCGCGCCGATGACAGTGCGCTGTCATTGCTCAAGCGCGCTGATGAAGCGCTGGCGGCAGCCAAGCTGGCCGGACGCAATACCGTATTGGCGGCAGGGGAAAATATTGCATCCGCTGCATGA
- a CDS encoding pre-peptidase C-terminal domain-containing protein yields MRQHSILLAAASLLCSLQTAQAQELAKPAKVEIGNVEQVIQGFSRQHAEPRSKFVRSLGGDTLGAEIRDYHYKDGRLSITGTAIGNKNSLFILKGTDKKLHGYLALHDANKAFEYSTDANGKVWVEEVKLSKIYPDLDPEFIKSNTPPKNLLAVAHPVYSSLAQGQAPHIGPYANQDLTKLESKPGSPWVFYLDHSAVMSGTTPLNGVSKEQMYRVWQSVADQYSFLKMNVTTNRAVYDAARAANPLRTGIIKFVNQDGRSFAPLHSFGTTAAGTLYRNPSSGWDYGYGIGMTAAHEVGHQMGMNHDRGGSGGEYFEGIAAFQWGPIMGNYWMGGSWANQLFTWSKGEYDTASNFEDDLSIMVNEEKVPYVDDDIATEKALKIGANGAIDPKLNFGQIGRTSDTDTFTFSTTTNSTLNLRIDPIEYLRMLDVEAVLYNAAGQVVARSNLPVHRSAEFVNLSLPAGSYKLVVRGGAEGTPKKGFSNYSSLGWYAMKGSLGGSVSSDPVLQNNVAMTGQGAAAGVWKYYVIDVPANVSKVTFSVNGANGDADMFAKAGARPTSSSYQCKSDGPTSVESCSLSNPAAGRYYLGVYAYSAYSSLSVKAAYTLNK; encoded by the coding sequence ATGAGACAGCATTCCATCCTGCTGGCCGCCGCCAGCCTGTTGTGCAGCCTGCAAACCGCGCAAGCCCAAGAATTGGCCAAGCCGGCCAAGGTTGAAATTGGCAACGTGGAGCAAGTGATCCAGGGTTTTTCGCGCCAGCATGCCGAACCGCGCAGCAAGTTTGTGCGTTCACTGGGCGGCGATACCCTGGGCGCGGAAATCCGCGACTATCACTACAAGGATGGCCGGCTGTCTATCACCGGCACCGCAATCGGCAATAAGAATTCGCTGTTTATCTTAAAAGGGACAGATAAAAAGCTGCATGGCTACCTGGCTTTGCATGACGCCAATAAAGCCTTTGAATACAGCACCGACGCCAATGGCAAGGTCTGGGTGGAAGAAGTGAAGCTGTCCAAGATCTATCCTGATCTGGATCCCGAATTCATCAAGAGCAATACGCCGCCGAAAAATCTGCTGGCGGTAGCGCACCCCGTATACAGCAGTCTGGCGCAGGGACAGGCGCCGCATATCGGGCCGTATGCCAATCAAGATCTGACCAAACTCGAAAGCAAGCCGGGCAGCCCCTGGGTGTTTTACCTTGATCACAGCGCGGTGATGAGCGGCACGACGCCGCTCAATGGCGTGAGCAAAGAGCAGATGTACCGCGTCTGGCAATCGGTGGCGGATCAATACTCTTTCCTGAAGATGAATGTCACCACCAACCGCGCAGTGTATGACGCGGCGCGCGCAGCCAATCCCTTGCGCACCGGCATTATCAAATTCGTCAACCAGGATGGCCGTTCATTTGCTCCGCTGCATTCTTTCGGCACCACCGCAGCCGGCACCCTGTACCGCAATCCCTCCTCCGGCTGGGACTATGGCTATGGCATCGGCATGACTGCGGCGCATGAAGTCGGGCACCAGATGGGCATGAACCATGATCGCGGCGGCAGCGGCGGTGAGTATTTTGAGGGCATCGCGGCTTTCCAGTGGGGCCCGATCATGGGGAACTATTGGATGGGCGGCAGCTGGGCGAATCAATTATTTACCTGGAGCAAGGGCGAGTACGACACCGCCAGCAATTTTGAAGATGATCTCTCGATCATGGTCAACGAAGAAAAAGTGCCGTATGTGGATGACGATATCGCGACTGAGAAAGCGCTCAAGATCGGCGCGAATGGGGCGATTGATCCGAAACTCAATTTTGGCCAGATTGGCCGCACCAGCGATACTGACACCTTCACTTTCAGCACGACCACCAACAGCACCTTGAATTTGCGCATTGATCCGATTGAATACCTGCGCATGCTGGACGTGGAAGCGGTGCTTTACAATGCCGCCGGTCAAGTGGTGGCGCGCAGCAATCTGCCGGTGCATCGCTCGGCAGAATTCGTCAATCTGTCTCTGCCGGCAGGTTCTTATAAGCTGGTGGTGCGCGGCGGCGCGGAAGGCACGCCGAAGAAAGGTTTCTCGAATTATTCTTCCTTGGGCTGGTATGCGATGAAGGGCAGTCTGGGCGGCAGCGTTTCCAGCGATCCGGTGTTGCAAAACAATGTCGCCATGACAGGGCAGGGCGCCGCAGCCGGAGTCTGGAAATATTATGTGATTGATGTGCCGGCGAATGTCAGCAAAGTCACTTTCAGCGTGAATGGCGCAAATGGCGATGCGGATATGTTCGCCAAAGCCGGCGCGCGTCCGACTTCCAGCAGCTATCAATGTAAATCCGATGGCCCGACCAGCGTGGAGAGCTGCAGCCTGAGCAATCCGGCGGCAGGACGCTATTACCTGGGCGTGTATGCTTATAGCGCCTACAGCAGTCTGTCAGTGAAAGCCGCTTACACCTTGAATAAGTAA
- the fabI gene encoding enoyl-ACP reductase FabI, with protein MAFLQGKKILITGLLSNRSIAYGIAKAAKREGAELAFTYVGERFKDRITDFAKEFGSELVFECDVASDEQIERLFADLAQSWPQFDGLVHSIGFAPREAIAGDFLEGFSREGFRIAHDISAYSFPAMAKAAMPMLSPNAALLTLTYLGSMRAIPNYNTMGLAKASLEASVRYLAESLGPRGVRVNGISAGPIKTLAASGVKDFSSLLGHVAKSAPLRRNVTIEEVGNVAAFMLSDLASGVTGEITYVDAGFSHALGLAQD; from the coding sequence AGCCGCCAAACGCGAGGGCGCCGAACTGGCGTTCACCTACGTTGGCGAACGTTTCAAGGATCGCATTACCGATTTCGCTAAAGAATTCGGCAGCGAGCTGGTGTTTGAGTGCGATGTGGCCAGCGATGAGCAGATTGAACGTCTGTTTGCCGACCTGGCGCAAAGCTGGCCGCAATTTGATGGCCTGGTGCATTCCATCGGCTTTGCCCCGCGTGAAGCGATTGCCGGCGATTTCCTCGAAGGGTTTTCGCGCGAAGGCTTCCGCATTGCGCACGATATCTCAGCGTACAGCTTCCCGGCGATGGCCAAGGCCGCCATGCCGATGCTGTCGCCAAACGCAGCGCTCCTGACCCTGACCTATCTTGGCTCAATGCGCGCGATTCCCAACTACAACACCATGGGCCTGGCCAAGGCTTCGCTGGAAGCCTCGGTGCGCTATCTGGCCGAATCCTTAGGCCCGCGCGGCGTGCGTGTGAACGGCATTTCCGCCGGCCCGATCAAAACCCTGGCCGCTTCCGGCGTCAAGGATTTCAGCTCGCTGCTGGGCCATGTGGCGAAAAGCGCGCCGCTGCGCCGCAATGTGACAATTGAGGAAGTCGGCAATGTGGCCGCCTTCATGCTCTCCGATCTGGCGTCCGGCGTGACTGGTGAAATCACCTACGTCGATGCCGGTTTTTCGCACGCGCTCGGCTTGGCTCAGGATTAA
- a CDS encoding Ppx/GppA phosphatase family protein yields MFAAIDLGSNSFRMHIASHDGQSLRIVKSTRDQIRLAGGLDAQSNLSEQAIAAALQSLSGFGQILRGYPLTAARVVGTNTLRVAKNVAQFLPLAEKAVGYPIEIISGEEEGRLIYMGVAHTLANDAERRLVIDIGGGSTELITGLGHEIKEVESFTIGTFSQAPAFFPDGRLTQEGFEAAILSARSHFQDYPAGFAQSNWQNAYGSSGTIRALAEIISKNGIGSGLLNLHSMRALIQRFIQFGHLHKVEMQGLRADRVSAVVGGLAVLTGLCEEIGIALVNPIEAGLRMGVLWDLYLRSTKQDRREHSITFFMQKFNVDAVRAKSVAEQASLLLAKTKPASDALEKPLFWAGLLHEVGMNISHTNYHKHSAYIIEHADLSGFTTREQKLMARLALGQKGNLRKLGDVCEDLEFVKALLALRLAVIFLHSHLEIQLEQLRIRVKNNRIELEFAQNWLHDHPTASYWLDKEHDWWGQIGLDLQIKSAA; encoded by the coding sequence ATGTTTGCCGCCATCGACCTGGGATCGAACAGTTTCCGCATGCATATCGCCAGCCATGACGGGCAGAGCTTGCGCATCGTAAAAAGCACGCGCGACCAGATCCGCTTAGCCGGCGGCCTGGATGCGCAGTCGAATTTATCCGAGCAGGCGATTGCGGCGGCATTGCAATCGCTGTCCGGCTTTGGCCAGATCTTGCGCGGCTATCCGCTCACAGCGGCGCGCGTAGTCGGCACCAATACCTTGCGGGTGGCGAAAAATGTGGCGCAATTCTTGCCCTTGGCGGAAAAAGCGGTCGGTTATCCGATTGAAATCATTTCCGGCGAAGAAGAAGGGCGCTTGATTTATATGGGGGTGGCGCACACCCTGGCCAACGATGCCGAGCGCCGCCTGGTGATCGATATCGGCGGCGGCTCGACCGAGTTGATCACAGGCCTGGGGCATGAAATCAAAGAAGTCGAGTCCTTCACCATCGGCACCTTCAGCCAGGCCCCGGCGTTTTTTCCGGATGGCCGCCTGACGCAAGAAGGTTTTGAGGCGGCGATTTTGTCCGCACGCAGCCATTTCCAGGATTACCCGGCCGGTTTTGCCCAAAGCAATTGGCAAAACGCCTACGGCTCTTCGGGCACGATCCGCGCTTTAGCCGAAATCATCAGCAAAAACGGCATCGGCAGCGGTTTGTTGAATTTGCACAGCATGCGCGCGCTGATTCAGCGCTTCATCCAATTCGGCCATTTGCACAAAGTGGAAATGCAGGGTTTGCGCGCGGATCGCGTTTCCGCCGTGGTGGGCGGGTTGGCGGTGTTGACCGGCTTGTGTGAAGAAATCGGGATTGCCCTGGTCAATCCGATTGAAGCCGGTTTGCGTATGGGCGTGTTGTGGGATCTCTATCTGCGTTCGACCAAACAAGACCGGCGTGAGCACTCGATCACGTTTTTCATGCAGAAATTCAATGTCGATGCAGTGCGCGCCAAAAGTGTCGCCGAGCAAGCCAGCTTATTGCTGGCCAAGACCAAACCCGCCAGCGACGCTCTGGAAAAACCGCTGTTTTGGGCCGGCCTCTTGCATGAAGTCGGCATGAATATCTCGCACACCAATTACCACAAGCATTCCGCATATATCATCGAGCATGCCGATTTATCCGGCTTCACCACGCGCGAGCAAAAATTGATGGCGCGCTTAGCGCTGGGGCAAAAAGGCAATTTGCGCAAATTGGGTGATGTGTGTGAAGACCTGGAATTTGTCAAAGCGCTGCTGGCGCTGCGCCTGGCGGTGATCTTTTTGCATTCCCACCTCGAAATTCAGCTTGAGCAATTGCGCATCCGCGTCAAAAACAACCGGATTGAACTGGAATTTGCGCAAAACTGGCTGCACGACCACCCCACAGCATCCTATTGGCTGGATAAGGAACATGACTGGTGGGGCCAGATCGGACTGGACTTGCAAATCAAAAGCGCCGCATAA
- a CDS encoding NAD(P)/FAD-dependent oxidoreductase — translation MHRIVIVGGGAGGLELAVRLGRKLGRKKSAEIMLVDAARTHLWKPLLHQVAAGTLNSRADEVEYLALARNHHFLFRLGRMDGLNRAAKEIHLAATLDEDGSEILPAQSLRYDTLVLALGSQTNDFNTPGVREHCIMLDTPAAAERFHQRLINSCLRAQNGAREPGQGRHTVTIIGGGATGVELSAELHMTARILSSYGLANFHPERDLKIVIVDAAPRLLQMLPERLSDAVALELRKLDIEIHGNERVVQVTPQGVQMASGKFIPSGMVVWAAGIKGADFLRDLDGLESNRLNQLVVHPTMQSTRDPAIFAFGDCAACPQGDGAPNVPPRAQAAHQQAALLAKSLTRLLAGKSLPEFRFVDYGSLVSMGNYSAVGSLMGAIASGSVFIEGMLAKWMYWWLHKHHQIAINGVFHTWLATWAETINRVSNPRIKLH, via the coding sequence TTGCACAGAATTGTCATCGTGGGCGGCGGGGCCGGCGGCCTGGAGCTGGCGGTGCGTCTGGGCCGCAAGCTGGGGCGCAAGAAAAGCGCCGAAATCATGTTGGTGGATGCGGCGCGCACCCATTTATGGAAACCTTTGCTGCATCAGGTCGCCGCAGGCACATTAAACAGCCGCGCTGACGAAGTCGAATATCTGGCGCTGGCGCGTAATCATCACTTTTTATTCCGTTTGGGCCGCATGGATGGCTTGAACCGGGCGGCAAAAGAAATCCATCTCGCCGCCACGTTGGATGAAGACGGCAGTGAAATTCTGCCGGCCCAATCGCTGCGTTATGACACCCTGGTGCTGGCTCTGGGCAGCCAGACCAATGATTTCAACACCCCCGGCGTGCGCGAACATTGCATCATGCTTGACACGCCTGCCGCCGCCGAACGTTTCCACCAACGCCTGATCAATTCCTGCCTGCGGGCGCAAAACGGCGCGCGTGAACCGGGCCAGGGCCGGCATACCGTCACCATCATCGGCGGCGGCGCCACCGGGGTGGAGTTATCCGCTGAGCTGCATATGACGGCGCGGATCTTGAGCAGCTACGGTCTGGCCAATTTCCATCCCGAGCGCGACTTGAAAATCGTCATCGTCGATGCTGCCCCGCGCTTGCTGCAAATGCTGCCGGAACGCCTGTCAGACGCGGTGGCGCTTGAATTGCGCAAGCTGGATATTGAAATCCACGGCAATGAAAGAGTGGTGCAAGTCACGCCGCAGGGCGTGCAAATGGCCAGCGGCAAATTCATCCCATCCGGCATGGTGGTGTGGGCCGCCGGCATCAAGGGCGCGGATTTTTTACGCGATCTGGATGGGCTGGAGAGCAATCGTTTAAATCAATTAGTGGTGCACCCCACCATGCAAAGCACGCGCGACCCGGCGATTTTCGCATTTGGCGATTGCGCCGCCTGCCCGCAAGGCGATGGCGCGCCGAATGTGCCGCCGCGCGCCCAGGCCGCGCATCAGCAGGCGGCCTTGCTGGCCAAATCGCTTACCCGGCTGCTGGCCGGCAAGAGTTTGCCGGAATTCCGTTTCGTTGATTATGGCTCACTGGTGTCGATGGGGAATTACAGTGCGGTCGGCAGTTTGATGGGCGCCATCGCCAGCGGCTCAGTGTTTATTGAAGGCATGCTGGCGAAGTGGATGTATTGGTGGTTGCATAAACATCATCAAATCGCCATCAATGGCGTGTTTCACACATGGCTGGCGACCTGGGCGGAAACCATCAACCGGGTCAGTAATCCGCGCATCAAATTGCACTGA